From the Cryptomeria japonica chromosome 2, Sugi_1.0, whole genome shotgun sequence genome, one window contains:
- the LOC131078656 gene encoding purple acid phosphatase 3 isoform X2 translates to MEFKGMGLGFFLFFLCFLCGSCFSSIRGNIDLTREENGSLNFLVVGDWGRKGEYNQSEMAYQMGRIGEELQVEFIVSTGDNFYEDGLTGVADKSFRESFSDIYTAKSLQKPWYAVLGNHDYRGDVLAQLSPILRGLDHRWNCRRSFTLKRSFAAGSVDLFFVDTTPFVSKYWKHPNKDTYDWRGVAPREAYISRQLKELAEGLKASTATWKIVIGHHTIRSVGHHGDTEELLQQLLPILETYNVDLYINGHDHCLEHIKSVTSDLQFLTSGAGSKSWRGIDKNANMKGLEMYYDGQGFMSLQITSTNIQAAFYDIEGTVIHQVDLYKSLLQKY, encoded by the exons ATGGAGTTCAAGGGAATGGGTCTGGGTTTTTTCCTGTTtttcttgtgtttcttatgtgggAGCTGCTTTTCATCGATTCGGGGTAATATTGATTTAACCAGGGAAGAAAATGGGTCTCTGAATTTCTTAGTAGTTGGTGATTGGGGAAGGAAGGGGGAGTATAACCAGTCTGAAATGGCATATCAG ATGGGAAGAATAGGAGAGGAGCTTCAGGTGGAGTTCATAGTTTCAACTGGGGATAACTTCTATGAGGATGGGCTAACAGGTGTGGCAGACAAAAGCTTTCGAGAATCATTTTCTGACATTTATACGGCCAAGAGCCTACAAAAGCCTTGGTATGCTG TTCTAGGCAACCATGATTACAGAGGAGATGTTTTGGCCCAACTTAGTCCGATCCTTAGGGGCCTCGACCATCGCTGGAATTGCAGGAGATCATTCACTTTGAAAAGAAGTTTTGCAGCTG GGTCAGTGGATCTCTTTTTTGTGGATACAACGCCATTTGTGAGCAAATATTGGAAACATCCTAATAAGGACACTTATGATTGGCGAGGCGTGGCCCCTAGAGAAGCCTATATCAGTCGTCAATTGAAG GAGCTTGCAGAGGGTTTGAAGGCATCAACTGCAACGTGGAAGATAGTTATAGGCCATCACACCATACGAAGCGTTGGTCACCATGGTGACACAGAGGAGCTTCTTCAACAACTCCTCCCAATTTTAGAA ACGTACAACGTGGACCTGTACATCAATGGACATGATCATTGTCTAGAACACATCAAAAGTGTTACAAG TGACCTGCAATTTTTGACCAGTGGGGCAGGTTCAAAATCATGGAGAGGAATAGATAAAAATGCTAACATGAAAGGCCTGGAGATGTACTATGATGGACAGGGTTTTATGTCACTTCAAATTACTTCAACAAATATTCAGGCTGCGTTCTATGACATTGAAGGGACTGTCATACATCAAGTAGATTTGTATAAGAGTTTGCTTCAGAAGTATTAG